In Sus scrofa isolate TJ Tabasco breed Duroc chromosome 11, Sscrofa11.1, whole genome shotgun sequence, the following proteins share a genomic window:
- the F7 gene encoding coagulation factor VII precursor (The RefSeq protein has 3 substitutions compared to this genomic sequence) produces MASLRPALLCLLLCLQGSLAAVFVGHEEAHSLLHRFRRANSFLEELWPGSLERECREEQCSFEEAREIFKSEERTRQFWVSYNDGDQCASNPCLNGGSCEDQLQAYICFCPEGFEGRNCETNKKSQLICMNDNGGCEQYCSDHAEAGRSCWCHEGYALQEDGVSCEPTVEYPCGKIPVLEKRNDSNPQGRIVGGKVCPKGECPWQAMLKLKGALLCGGTLLNTSWVVSAAHCFDRIRSWKDLTVVLGEHDLSKDEGDEQERPVAQVFVPDKYVPGKTDHDLALVRLARPVALTDHVVPLCLPERSFSERTLAFIRFSAVSGWGRLLDRGAKARVLMAIQVPRLMTQDCLEQARRRPGSPSITDNMFCAGYLDGSKDACKGDSGGPHATRFRGTWFLTGVVSWGEGCAATGRFGVYTRVSRYTAWLLGLMSAPPPPSEGLLRAPLP; encoded by the exons ATGGCCTCCCTGCGGCCggcccttctctgcctcctcctctgcctgcagGGGTCCCTGGCGGCAG TTTTTGTTGCCCAGGAACAAGCCCACAGCCTCCTGCACAGGTTCCGGCGCGCCAACTCATTCCTGGAGGAGCTGTGGCCCGGCTCGCTGGAGAGGGAGTGCAGGGAGGAGCAGTGCTCCTTCGAGGAGGCCCGGGAGATCTTCAAGAGCGAGGAGAGGACG AGGCAGTTCTGGGTTTCCTACAACG ACGGAGACCAGTGCGCCTCGAACCCCTGCCTGAATGGGGGCTCCTGCGAGGACCAGCTCCAGGCCTACATCTGCTTCTGCCCGGAAGGCTTCGAGGGTCGGAACTGCGAAACCA ACAAGAAGAGCCAGCTGATCTGCATGAATGACAACGGGGGCTGCGAGCAGTACTGCAGCGACCACGCGGAGGCCGGGCGCTCCTGCTGGTGCCATGAGGGGTACGCCCTCCAGGAGGATGGGGTGTCCTGTGAGCCCACAG TTGAATATCCGTGTGGAAAAATACCTgttctggaaaaaagaaatgacagcaaCCCTCAGGGCCGAATCGTAGGTGGCAAGGTCTGCCCCAAAGGCGAGTGTCCCTGGCAG GCCATGCTGAAGCTGAAAGGGGCGCTGCTGTGCGGGGGCACCCTGCTGAACACCAGCTGGGTGGTCTCTGCAGCCCACTGCTTCGACAGGATCCGGAGCTGGAAGGACCTGACGGTGGTGCTAG GCGAGCACGACCTCAGCAAGGACGAGGGCGACGAGCAGGAGCGGCCAGTCGCCCAGGTCTTCGTCCCCGACAAGTACGTCCCGGGCAAGACGGACCACGACCTGGCCCTGGTCCGCCTGGCGCGGCCCGTGGCCCTCACCGACCACGTGGTGCCCCTCTGCCTGCCCGAGCGGAGCTTCTCCGAGAGGACGCTGGCCTTCATCCGCTTCTCGGCCGTCAGCGGCTGGGGCCGCCTCCTGGACCGCGGTGCCAAGGCACGCGTGCTCATGGCCATCCAGGTGCCGCGGCTCATGACCCAGGACTGCCTGGAGCAGGCCCGCCGCAGGCCCGGCTCCCCCAGCATCACCGACAACATGTTCTGCGCCGGCTACCTGGACGGCAGCAAGGACGCCTGCAAGGGCGACAGCGGCGGCCCGCACGCCACCCGCTTCCGGGGCACCTGGTTCCTGACGGGCGTCGTCAGCTGGGGTGAGGGCTGTGCGGCCACCGGCCGCTTCGGGGTGTACACACGGGTCTCCCGGTACACGGCCTGGCTCCTCGGGCTCATGAGCGCCCCGCCACCGCCGTCGGAGGGCCTCCTCCGAGCCCCGCTGCCCTAG